From a single Candidatus Izimaplasma bacterium HR1 genomic region:
- the yvdT gene encoding putative HTH-type transcriptional regulator YvdT — protein MPKETFSNLDENKKNIIIDAAIKEFTENELHKARVSNIIKEAGIPRGSFYQYFEDIDDLYYFVIDLTFDEIFTEGYKHSEMTNDLFEYIRLTFDVDYNAYANQKRHRFMKNVFKSIGSNMEFIEHHHNRRKDYIITILNRMDLSDIRIGNEIDELVRLYEFLQHIKRSVIQGALMKNLTFEAARKELDWHLDILKHGLLKEE, from the coding sequence ATGCCAAAAGAAACATTTAGTAATCTAGATGAAAATAAAAAGAATATCATTATTGATGCCGCGATTAAAGAGTTTACGGAGAATGAACTTCATAAAGCTCGTGTATCAAATATAATTAAAGAAGCGGGAATCCCAAGAGGTAGTTTCTACCAATATTTTGAAGATATAGATGATCTTTATTATTTTGTTATTGATTTGACGTTTGATGAGATATTTACCGAGGGTTATAAACATTCAGAAATGACTAATGATTTATTTGAGTATATAAGATTAACATTTGATGTTGATTATAATGCTTATGCAAATCAAAAAAGACATCGATTTATGAAAAATGTATTTAAGAGCATAGGTTCTAATATGGAATTTATAGAACACCATCACAATCGTAGAAAAGATTATATTATAACAATACTGAATCGTATGGATTTATCTGATATAAGAATAGGTAATGAAATAGATGAGTTAGTAAGACTGTATGAATTTTTACAACATATAAAGAGAAGTGTAATTCAAGGAGCCTTAATGAAGAATCTGACTTTTGAAGCAGCGAGAAAAGAGTTAGATTGGCATCTGGACATCCTAAAACATGGACTACTTAAGGAGGAATAA
- the ldh1 gene encoding L-lactate dehydrogenase 1 — protein sequence MEKSKVVVVGTGFVGMSYAYALVNQGAAEELVLIDIDHEKAVGEAMDLNHGMAFAPRKMNISAGTYDNCKDAGLVVITAGVNQKDGETRIQLLNRNATIVKSVVRSVMASGFDGILLVASNPVDILAYVAWKESGLDKSRVIGSGTSLDTARLRYEISSYVNIDPRNVHAYILGEHGDSEFVVWSNANIGGKPIFDVINSMDEINFENLEHIYENVRDAAYEIIKRKRATYWGIGMALVRITRAIFNNENRIMPISVLNDGVYSIEKDVYIGLPAVLNREGVHHVVHFALSPKEKDKLAASAKILKDNLTNIGY from the coding sequence ATGGAAAAAAGTAAAGTTGTTGTTGTTGGAACCGGGTTTGTAGGAATGAGTTATGCTTATGCATTAGTTAATCAAGGAGCAGCTGAAGAGTTAGTATTAATTGATATTGATCACGAAAAAGCTGTTGGGGAAGCTATGGATTTAAATCATGGTATGGCTTTTGCGCCAAGAAAAATGAATATTAGTGCGGGAACTTATGATAATTGCAAAGATGCAGGATTGGTGGTTATTACCGCTGGAGTAAACCAAAAGGATGGTGAAACTCGTATTCAATTGTTAAATCGTAATGCCACAATTGTTAAATCCGTTGTAAGAAGTGTTATGGCAAGTGGTTTTGATGGAATCTTATTAGTTGCTAGTAATCCTGTTGATATTTTAGCTTATGTAGCTTGGAAAGAATCAGGATTAGATAAATCAAGAGTTATCGGGAGTGGTACTAGTTTAGATACTGCTAGATTGCGATATGAAATCTCTAGCTATGTAAATATCGATCCAAGAAATGTACATGCGTATATTTTAGGTGAGCATGGCGACAGTGAATTTGTTGTTTGGTCTAATGCAAACATTGGAGGTAAACCAATCTTTGATGTAATCAATTCAATGGATGAGATAAATTTTGAAAACCTAGAACATATTTACGAGAATGTAAGAGACGCTGCGTATGAGATTATAAAACGCAAACGAGCTACTTATTGGGGTATAGGTATGGCATTAGTTAGAATCACCCGAGCAATCTTTAATAATGAAAACCGTATAATGCCAATTAGTGTATTGAACGATGGTGTGTATTCTATAGAAAAAGATGTTTATATCGGATTACCAGCTGTTTTAAACAGAGAAGGGGTTCATCATGTAGTTCATTTTGCTCTTTCTCCTAAGGAAAAAGACAAGTTAGCTGCATCTGCAAAAATATTAAAAGATAATTTAACAAACATAGGGTACTAA
- the ydaM gene encoding putative diguanylate cyclase YdaM — protein sequence MSNNQLLNRRWRIVSIMFIIFFIAIVGQDVLREVFVFKQETNMIIDELNRDIHNETENNVQLIADDFNYVIDNLHDDLLLHTEKNTEGLFFASNTFLLMNPTYTDSEIIDGISEITSEYSALDNLHNYFVYDLSGNIHYNGETDSFDSSSMIAEEDYFGTKYIEEFIQGFDQDDKFSVEYYNIVDERVVKFVLHGEIIEGTDLIISNVVNMETYSLEKKMNRLRSFDQKYSSITSNLFIMDFDGTILYHINPEYIGLNTTTEDQVLKTFIDKVTEYTETKSNGFLDLELYNSEDEVEDYIGYLQVISEWEIIVGSNVSESKYNDIIDNYTESNYQLMLTIKIPSYIFIALFSFIIFAYLSQTIRKSQIIVQEDEKLYRKFANLTSEIILITDKQGEVIFTNSLGNKAIFGKRNIDCKVFFDQILVEEEGYFVLYGYTEDFFVKFVTEAIEYNNQGADLYIISDVTEKIKTERKLEALSLVDELTKLGNRRMMVREYNEIVLPHVKTGSDAYLVMLDLDDFKPANDIYGHSYGDQVLKNVASIFMNNKDENIFIYRIGGDEFALIFIKNTEDEVIEKLKKMQKEVEDYPYTKSINVSFSAGIKVMKINDKRRRFSDYYDQADKLLYKSKKEGKRKISI from the coding sequence ATGAGTAATAATCAACTTCTTAATCGACGTTGGCGCATTGTGTCAATTATGTTTATAATCTTTTTTATAGCTATTGTCGGACAAGATGTTTTACGAGAAGTATTTGTCTTTAAACAAGAGACAAATATGATTATTGACGAGTTAAATCGCGATATTCATAATGAAACTGAGAATAATGTTCAATTGATAGCTGATGATTTTAATTATGTAATAGATAACCTTCATGATGATTTACTTCTTCATACAGAAAAAAATACTGAAGGATTATTTTTTGCATCAAACACATTTTTATTAATGAATCCAACATACACCGATTCGGAAATTATTGATGGTATTTCAGAAATAACTTCGGAATACAGTGCTTTGGATAATCTTCATAACTACTTTGTTTATGACTTATCTGGAAACATTCATTATAACGGTGAAACTGATTCTTTTGATTCGTCTTCTATGATTGCAGAAGAAGACTATTTTGGTACAAAATATATTGAGGAGTTTATTCAAGGATTTGATCAAGATGATAAATTCTCTGTAGAGTACTATAATATTGTAGATGAAAGAGTAGTGAAATTTGTATTACACGGTGAAATAATTGAAGGAACAGATTTGATAATTTCTAATGTAGTAAATATGGAAACTTATTCATTAGAAAAGAAAATGAACAGATTAAGAAGTTTTGATCAAAAGTATTCTTCGATTACATCAAATCTTTTTATTATGGATTTCGATGGAACTATTCTATACCATATTAATCCTGAATATATTGGGCTGAATACCACAACAGAGGATCAAGTATTAAAAACATTCATAGATAAAGTCACAGAATATACTGAAACAAAATCAAATGGGTTCTTAGATTTAGAACTATATAATAGTGAAGATGAAGTGGAGGATTACATAGGGTACTTACAAGTCATCAGTGAATGGGAAATAATAGTTGGTTCAAATGTTTCAGAAAGTAAATACAACGATATTATTGATAATTACACTGAATCAAACTATCAATTAATGCTCACTATCAAAATACCCAGTTACATTTTTATAGCACTATTTAGCTTTATAATATTTGCTTATTTATCACAGACAATAAGAAAATCACAAATAATTGTTCAAGAAGATGAAAAGTTATATCGTAAATTCGCCAATTTAACATCAGAGATTATTTTGATAACGGATAAACAAGGAGAGGTAATCTTTACAAACAGCTTGGGGAATAAAGCAATATTTGGTAAACGTAATATCGATTGCAAAGTCTTTTTTGATCAAATCTTAGTCGAAGAAGAGGGGTACTTTGTTTTATACGGCTATACTGAAGATTTCTTTGTTAAATTTGTAACTGAAGCAATTGAGTATAATAACCAAGGTGCAGATTTATATATTATTTCTGATGTAACTGAAAAAATAAAAACAGAGCGTAAACTAGAAGCCTTATCTCTAGTAGATGAACTAACAAAATTAGGAAACCGCCGAATGATGGTAAGAGAATATAATGAGATTGTTTTACCACATGTCAAAACAGGTAGTGATGCATATTTAGTAATGTTAGACTTGGATGACTTTAAACCAGCCAATGATATATATGGCCACAGTTATGGAGATCAAGTTCTCAAAAATGTTGCATCAATATTTATGAATAATAAAGATGAAAATATATTTATTTATCGTATTGGTGGAGATGAATTTGCATTAATATTCATCAAAAATACTGAGGACGAAGTAATAGAAAAACTTAAAAAAATGCAAAAAGAAGTCGAAGATTATCCATATACTAAATCAATCAATGTTAGTTTTAGTGCAGGGATAAAAGTTATGAAAATCAACGATAAGAGAAGAAGATTTTCAGACTACTACGACCAAGCAGATAAATTGCTCTATAAATCAAAAAAAGAGGGAAAAAGAAAAATCAGTATTTAA
- a CDS encoding 2-oxoacid dehydrogenases acyltransferase (catalytic domain) encodes MKRRLGDRSDGWRLRKVDPFFKIIPHIMKERNDAQVFFSENIDLEETLKFIREIRREGYKVGFLQVAIATMVRVISQKPKINRFICGKKAYARNEIVVALAVKKEMSEEAEETTITIKFDPDDTIYEVIDKMNKAIDASKIVEEKNDTDKFVKVMSKVPGFIYGGVVGFLKFLDRRGLLPKFIRSLSPFHTSFFVTDLGSLGIKPVYHHLYNFGTTSIFIAFGTRRKQHELNGDNTIDKRKSQDLKVVVDERIVDGYYFSQAIKMATKIMESPSVLREKPTQIIIDDEI; translated from the coding sequence ATGAAAAGAAGATTAGGGGACCGTTCGGACGGTTGGCGTTTGAGGAAAGTCGATCCGTTTTTTAAAATAATTCCTCACATTATGAAAGAAAGAAACGATGCACAAGTTTTCTTTTCTGAGAATATCGATTTAGAAGAGACTTTGAAGTTCATTCGTGAAATAAGAAGAGAAGGCTATAAAGTTGGATTCTTACAAGTAGCTATTGCTACTATGGTAAGAGTTATTTCTCAAAAACCAAAAATTAATCGTTTTATTTGTGGTAAAAAAGCATATGCAAGAAATGAAATTGTAGTTGCTCTTGCCGTAAAAAAAGAAATGAGCGAAGAGGCAGAAGAAACAACAATAACAATAAAATTTGATCCTGATGATACTATTTACGAAGTAATCGATAAAATGAATAAAGCTATTGATGCGAGTAAAATAGTAGAAGAGAAAAATGATACAGATAAGTTTGTAAAAGTAATGAGCAAAGTACCTGGATTTATCTATGGGGGAGTTGTTGGATTTTTGAAGTTCTTAGATCGTCGTGGACTTTTACCTAAGTTCATTCGTAGTTTAAGTCCATTTCACACAAGTTTCTTTGTAACTGATTTAGGTTCACTAGGAATTAAACCTGTTTATCATCATTTATATAACTTCGGTACAACTTCAATATTTATTGCATTTGGTACAAGAAGAAAGCAACACGAGTTAAATGGAGATAATACAATTGATAAAAGAAAGTCACAAGATTTAAAAGTGGTTGTCGATGAAAGAATTGTTGATGGATATTATTTCTCACAAGCAATTAAAATGGCAACAAAGATTATGGAAAGTCCTAGTGTTTTAAGGGAAAAACCTACACAAATAATCATTGATGATGAAATTTAA
- a CDS encoding putative ABC transporter ATP-binding protein, translating into MKSLGKLIKYTLKYRGAVLISITAMLVQVIGGFLIPSYMKIILDDALPFNDLSLLQETGIIMIAVAFISLLAGVVNTFTSQKVATSATMDLRNDLFVKIQSLTTKNIDKFKTSRLVTTATSDVLRVQQFFQMMLRIIVRAPIMVGIGLYMAIETSKELSNLLIISIPLLLITIVIIVIIAFPRFSKVQKTIDGLNKVSLETANSPRVIKSFVRTKHENKRFNDANELFRKTNVAAEKVMVFAEPIIMLIFNATVAGIVLLGSYYVEQGSLVHLVYGELMPSIGVMTAFYSYMMQILFGLMMFAMVLIFVSRALASANRIQEVLEEKSDFIDCEDCLEDFELKGNIEFKNVCFSYEKDGNNVLNDISFKVKSGERVGIIGSTGSGKTTLINLIPRLYDVSSGEILFDDVNVKQLQLNRLREQISVVTQTATLFSGSIGTNLLQGKNDADINELNEAVKSAQALEFIEDYDDLYNHEIQQKGTNLSGGQKQRISLARAFLRKPKVMILDDSTSAVDAQSEELILTEIGKLTKSMTTLIISQKISTIKNLDKIIVLNNKGKIDGFDTHENLLKKSEVYQEIALSQLGVGGGLNA; encoded by the coding sequence ATGAAGAGTTTAGGAAAATTAATTAAATACACCTTAAAGTATAGAGGTGCAGTGCTAATTAGCATTACTGCTATGTTAGTACAAGTTATTGGAGGATTTTTAATACCATCATATATGAAAATTATTTTGGATGATGCATTACCTTTTAATGACCTATCATTATTACAGGAAACAGGTATTATTATGATAGCAGTTGCTTTTATATCACTATTAGCAGGTGTTGTTAATACTTTTACATCCCAAAAAGTTGCAACAAGTGCAACAATGGATTTAAGAAATGATTTATTTGTTAAGATTCAATCTTTAACAACAAAAAATATTGATAAATTCAAGACAAGTAGATTGGTAACTACAGCAACAAGCGATGTGTTAAGAGTGCAACAATTCTTTCAAATGATGTTAAGAATTATTGTAAGAGCACCAATCATGGTTGGTATTGGTTTGTATATGGCAATTGAGACATCAAAAGAACTATCAAACTTACTGATTATTTCAATACCATTGTTATTGATAACAATCGTTATTATAGTTATTATTGCATTCCCAAGATTCTCAAAAGTTCAAAAAACAATAGATGGATTAAACAAAGTATCATTAGAAACAGCTAATTCACCACGAGTTATAAAATCATTTGTTAGAACTAAACATGAGAATAAAAGATTCAATGATGCGAATGAACTGTTCAGGAAAACTAATGTAGCAGCAGAAAAAGTAATGGTGTTTGCTGAACCGATAATTATGTTGATATTCAATGCAACTGTAGCTGGGATTGTTCTACTTGGTTCATACTATGTTGAACAAGGTAGTTTAGTACATTTGGTTTATGGTGAATTGATGCCTTCAATTGGTGTGATGACAGCGTTTTACAGTTATATGATGCAAATATTATTTGGTTTAATGATGTTCGCAATGGTCCTTATATTTGTATCGCGTGCTTTAGCTAGCGCAAACAGAATTCAAGAAGTACTTGAAGAAAAATCTGATTTCATCGATTGTGAAGACTGTTTAGAAGATTTTGAACTAAAAGGAAATATTGAATTCAAAAATGTTTGCTTCTCATATGAAAAAGATGGAAATAACGTATTGAATGATATAAGTTTCAAAGTTAAATCTGGAGAACGTGTTGGAATTATTGGTAGTACAGGTAGTGGAAAAACTACGCTTATAAATTTAATTCCTAGATTATACGATGTTTCATCAGGAGAAATTTTATTTGATGATGTAAATGTTAAGCAATTACAATTAAACAGATTGAGAGAACAAATCAGTGTAGTTACACAGACAGCAACACTATTTAGTGGTAGTATCGGTACAAATTTACTTCAAGGTAAAAATGATGCTGACATTAATGAGTTGAATGAAGCTGTAAAAAGCGCTCAAGCTCTAGAGTTTATTGAAGATTACGATGATTTATATAATCATGAAATACAACAAAAAGGGACAAATCTTAGTGGTGGACAAAAACAAAGAATTAGTTTAGCTAGAGCCTTTCTAAGGAAACCCAAAGTTATGATTCTAGATGATTCAACAAGCGCAGTTGATGCTCAAAGTGAAGAATTGATATTAACTGAAATTGGTAAACTTACAAAATCGATGACAACTTTGATTATTTCACAAAAAATTTCAACTATTAAAAATCTAGATAAAATAATAGTACTTAATAATAAAGGAAAGATAGATGGATTTGATACTCATGAGAACTTGCTTAAGAAGTCTGAGGTATATCAAGAAATTGCACTTTCTCAACTTGGAGTAGGAGGTGGTCTGAATGCCTAA
- a CDS encoding hypothetical protein (Rho termination factor, N-terminal domain), translating to MSFWSKLFGKNKKVEVKEAVKVVEPVMEEPVVEEVVEEVTPEPEVAPEPEVAPEPEVAPEPKVAPKPKVNYNAMKVVELKELAKAKGITGYTKLKKAELIKALKK from the coding sequence ATGTCATTTTGGAGTAAATTATTTGGGAAAAATAAAAAAGTAGAAGTAAAAGAAGCGGTAAAGGTAGTTGAACCTGTTATGGAGGAGCCAGTTGTTGAAGAAGTAGTTGAAGAGGTTACCCCTGAACCAGAAGTAGCACCTGAACCAGAAGTAGCACCTGAACCAGAAGTAGCTCCTGAACCAAAAGTAGCACCTAAACCAAAAGTTAATTATAATGCTATGAAAGTTGTAGAACTAAAAGAACTTGCTAAGGCAAAGGGTATTACTGGATATACAAAACTCAAAAAAGCAGAACTTATTAAAGCATTGAAAAAGTAA
- a CDS encoding Ferredoxin--NADP reductase, with the protein MNYQAIIIGAGPAGLMAAIEFEKQNINYLLLEKKEKVAKKLFISGGKRCNVTNNLDIDEFINNLTLKNKKFLYPSLYTFGPTDVIRFFNDNDLKLVLENNFKYFPITNRSQSIIDVLLKNINKDNIKLETEVKRITKVEKLFIVKTENKIYKTDNLIVATGSKSFPMTGSTGFGLQIANSFDIKFKDFSPAETHIYSKQIVNNFKDLQGTTIKNTLVKIKNSKIKHQGDLLFTHFGLSGPVIYHLSEFIYESANEPVILEFSLTSKTNHEVDELFNDGKLLILKALEQLVSKRLARKILEILSFENRRISEISKKDLDRIKDTVLRFSIEVSKVEDRDKSYVNKGGILLNELNPNSLETKKVGGLYFIGETVNIHGPIGGYNITIAFATGKLAALDISEKY; encoded by the coding sequence ATGAACTATCAGGCAATTATCATTGGTGCTGGTCCTGCAGGACTAATGGCAGCAATTGAATTTGAGAAACAGAATATTAATTACTTATTGCTAGAAAAGAAAGAGAAAGTTGCAAAAAAACTTTTCATTTCTGGTGGTAAGAGATGTAATGTAACTAATAACTTAGATATTGATGAATTCATCAATAATCTTACTTTAAAAAACAAAAAATTCTTATATCCTTCACTATATACATTTGGACCTACTGATGTAATAAGGTTTTTTAATGACAATGATCTTAAACTTGTTCTAGAAAACAACTTTAAGTACTTCCCAATTACTAATAGAAGCCAAAGTATTATAGATGTTCTATTGAAGAATATAAACAAGGATAATATAAAACTAGAGACTGAAGTAAAAAGAATTACTAAAGTTGAAAAATTATTTATAGTTAAAACGGAGAATAAGATTTACAAAACAGATAACCTAATTGTTGCCACAGGTTCTAAGAGTTTTCCAATGACAGGTTCAACTGGTTTTGGACTGCAAATAGCAAACTCATTCGATATTAAGTTTAAAGATTTCAGTCCAGCTGAGACACATATTTACTCAAAGCAAATCGTAAATAACTTTAAGGATTTACAAGGTACTACAATAAAGAATACTCTTGTTAAGATAAAAAACTCTAAAATTAAACATCAAGGAGATTTATTATTTACTCATTTTGGTTTGAGTGGTCCAGTTATTTATCATTTATCAGAATTTATCTATGAATCAGCAAATGAACCAGTAATTTTAGAATTCTCACTCACTTCGAAAACCAATCATGAAGTGGACGAATTGTTTAATGATGGCAAGTTATTAATTCTAAAAGCATTGGAACAACTAGTTAGTAAAAGATTAGCTAGAAAAATATTAGAAATATTGAGCTTTGAAAATAGACGAATTAGTGAAATATCGAAAAAGGATCTTGATAGAATAAAAGACACAGTTCTAAGGTTTTCAATTGAAGTATCAAAAGTAGAAGATAGAGATAAATCTTATGTGAATAAGGGAGGAATTCTTTTAAATGAATTAAATCCAAATTCTTTAGAAACTAAAAAAGTAGGAGGTCTCTACTTTATCGGTGAAACTGTCAATATCCACGGACCAATAGGCGGATACAATATAACTATCGCCTTTGCTACAGGGAAATTAGCAGCACTCGATATATCAGAAAAGTATTAG
- a CDS encoding putative ABC transporter ATP-binding protein: protein MPKKMKQAHVIPPKKEDPYKNINHQETVLNKHDVKIRNEANKDYSKQLNKVIGGHGHRVYLGSNAQDRKGTILRLWRYLGNYKPALVGIAVAIFIQAVLGVILPVLFAKALSEYLIAFNYTAAKTYGLIILALALFISIVRFTGRYVMTVIAQKTVAKIRKDAFDNLQVLPVSYYDQNQSGDIVSRITNDVDLISNMLAQVIMELISSAITLIGSLIAMFVVNWLLALVVLLFVPVMVLFTGKIGKYTRKGFTAQQKHLGNLNGIVEESISGIKNIKLYNSQNEVVDEFKEKNEQLREASYSAQSKAGLIMPVINFMNNLIYVVITVLGGYLAIRSGNENMVFSIIAITQYARMFVQPISNLAQLFNTLQQGLAGAERVFTLVDIPSEYVYDGEESVEDLKGHVEFSNVTFGYELDKVVLKDITFNAEEGKTVAIVGPTGSGKTTIINLINRFYEVDSGSIKIDNVDIREYKKDDLRRNIGVVLQDTKLFIGTVYDNIAYGNLDATKEEVEHAAVLANAHDFIIRLPHGYESEVYEGGENFSQGERQLISIARTILSDPDVLILDEATSNVDTRTEFKIQESMNTLMKGRTSFVIAHRLQTIRNANNILVIKDGELIENGDHNKLLHEKGFYYDLYTTQFKDLVLEEE from the coding sequence ATGCCTAAAAAAATGAAACAAGCACACGTGATTCCACCTAAGAAAGAAGATCCATATAAAAATATTAATCATCAAGAAACAGTTTTAAATAAACACGATGTTAAAATTAGAAATGAGGCAAACAAAGACTACTCAAAACAATTAAATAAAGTAATTGGTGGTCATGGGCATAGAGTTTATCTTGGAAGCAACGCTCAAGATAGAAAAGGTACAATACTTCGTTTGTGGAGATACTTAGGTAATTATAAGCCTGCATTAGTAGGTATTGCAGTAGCAATATTTATCCAAGCAGTTCTAGGAGTTATCCTACCAGTACTATTTGCAAAAGCTTTATCTGAGTACTTAATTGCATTTAATTATACTGCCGCAAAAACATACGGACTTATCATTTTAGCTTTAGCATTATTTATTTCAATTGTTCGTTTTACCGGGCGTTACGTAATGACGGTAATCGCTCAGAAAACTGTAGCAAAAATAAGAAAAGATGCCTTTGATAACTTACAAGTATTACCTGTTAGCTATTATGATCAAAATCAATCTGGAGATATTGTTTCAAGGATTACTAATGACGTAGATTTAATTAGTAATATGTTAGCTCAAGTTATAATGGAGTTAATATCATCAGCTATAACATTAATAGGTTCATTGATTGCGATGTTTGTTGTTAACTGGTTGCTAGCTCTTGTTGTATTACTATTTGTACCGGTAATGGTATTATTTACTGGTAAAATAGGAAAATACACTAGAAAAGGATTTACAGCGCAACAAAAGCATTTAGGAAACCTAAATGGAATTGTTGAAGAAAGCATTTCTGGAATCAAAAATATTAAATTATACAATTCTCAGAATGAAGTTGTTGATGAGTTTAAAGAAAAAAATGAGCAATTACGAGAAGCAAGTTATAGCGCACAATCAAAAGCAGGATTAATTATGCCAGTAATTAACTTTATGAATAACTTAATCTATGTTGTAATTACTGTTCTTGGTGGTTACTTGGCTATTAGAAGTGGTAATGAAAACATGGTCTTCTCAATCATTGCTATTACACAATATGCTAGAATGTTTGTCCAACCAATATCTAACTTAGCTCAATTATTTAACACATTACAACAAGGTCTTGCAGGAGCTGAAAGAGTATTTACTTTAGTTGATATACCAAGTGAATATGTTTACGATGGAGAAGAATCTGTTGAAGATTTAAAAGGACATGTTGAATTTAGTAATGTAACTTTTGGATATGAACTTGATAAAGTTGTCTTAAAAGATATTACTTTTAACGCTGAAGAAGGAAAAACAGTTGCGATTGTTGGACCTACTGGAAGTGGGAAAACAACAATTATTAATTTAATCAACCGTTTCTACGAAGTAGATTCAGGAAGTATCAAAATTGATAATGTTGATATAAGAGAATATAAAAAAGATGATTTAAGAAGAAATATCGGAGTTGTTCTTCAAGATACAAAACTATTTATAGGTACAGTTTATGATAATATTGCATATGGGAACTTAGATGCAACAAAAGAAGAAGTTGAACACGCAGCCGTTCTCGCAAACGCACATGACTTCATCATTCGTTTACCTCATGGTTATGAAAGTGAAGTATATGAAGGTGGAGAAAACTTCTCACAAGGAGAAAGACAGTTAATCTCAATCGCAAGAACAATCTTAAGTGATCCGGATGTTCTAATCCTTGATGAAGCAACTTCTAATGTCGATACCCGTACAGAATTTAAAATTCAAGAAAGCATGAATACACTAATGAAAGGTCGCACAAGTTTCGTAATTGCTCATCGTTTACAAACAATCAGAAATGCAAATAACATTTTGGTAATTAAAGACGGCGAGTTAATTGAAAATGGTGATCATAACAAATTGCTTCATGAAAAAGGATTCTACTATGACCTATACACAACACAGTTTAAGGATTTAGTATTAGAAGAGGAATAA